In the genome of Raphanus sativus cultivar WK10039 chromosome 4, ASM80110v3, whole genome shotgun sequence, one region contains:
- the LOC108850468 gene encoding alpha-barbatene synthase-like, with amino-acid sequence METGRNQDQESCFIFSKLALSQWGDYFLSITISDSDLEFLSTEIEVVKPKVRERFFMLSSKEEDAVKKNILLIHLLGSLGLAYHFEREIEETLKHAFEKMEDLINGENDLYTISIMFRAFRTYGHNMPSDVFNRFKGNDGKFKECLIDDVKGLLSLYEAVHFRTTTDHILDEALSFSLDHLEPLASGHRESPPHVLKHVQNALHIPQHRKTQVIVATEYISFYEQEEHHDETLLKLAKLNFKFLRLHYIHELKTVIMWWKGLDHVKNLPLGIRERSLESWFSALMMYFEPKFSLARIMSAKFTLAATFLDDVCDNGSVPEVESLVDCLERWDPDYMENCQSLMKTTFKLVMYVFKEFEEILKLQGRSFALENMIEEFKIFARSDLELLKWARTGHVPNFDEYIETGGAAGGVYSGIACYIMGLGEAGKKIDFEWLMSRPNVVRHIARKARLMDDIMDFEEDMNSGYIANALHYYIKQHGVTKEEAIREIQKMIGDVNKIINEECLKPTNVSRSVMLVLNFGRMLDVMCTSDDVYNHRGGKLKEYMIALLVDPIHL; translated from the exons GATCTTGAGTTCCTTTCTACAGAGATTGAGGTAGTAAAACCTAAAGTGAGAGAGCGATTTTTCATGTTGTCTTCCAAAGAGGAAGATGCAGTGAAGAAGAATATACTCTTAATTCATCTTCTGGGCAGTCTTGGTCTCGCTTATCATTTTGAGAGGGAGATCGAAGAGACCCTCAAACACGCTTTTGAGAAGATGGAAGATTTGATTAATGGTGAAAATGATTTGTACACGATCTCCATAATGTTCCGGGCTTTTAGAACATATGGTCACAACATGCCTTCCG ATGTTTTCAATAGATTCAAGGGAAATGATGGTAAGTTCAAAGAGTGTCTAATAGATGATGTCAAGGGTTTGCTAAGCTTATACGAAGCAGTTCACTTCAGGACAACGACAGATCATATATTGGATGAAGCATTAAGCTTCTCACTAGATCACTTAGAACCACTAGCTTCTGGTCACAGAGAAAGCCCACCACATGTTTTAAAGCATGTACAAAATGCTCTTCACATACCTCAGCACCGGAAAACCCAAGTTATTGTTGCAACAGAGTATATTTCATTCTATGAACAAGAAGAGCACCACGATGAAACATTACTCAAGCTAGCAAAGCTCAATTTCAAGTTCTTGCGGCTTCATTATATCCATGAGTTAAAAACAGTCATAAT GTGGTGGAAAGGACTAGACCATGTAAAGAACCTCCCACTCGGCATCAGAGAAAGATCACTGGAGAGCTGGTTCTCGGCATTGATGATGTACTTCGAGCCAAAATTCTCACTAGCAAGAATTATGTCGGCGAAGTTTACCTTAGCTGCCACCTTTCTAGACGATGTTTGTGATAATGGTTCAGTTCCAGAAGTTGAAAGCCTGGTTGATTGTCTTGAAAG ATGGGATCCTGATTACATGGAAAATTGTCAGAGTCTCATGAAGACGACCTTCAAACTTGTGATGTATGTTTTTAAAGAGTTTGAAGAAATATTGAAGTTACAAGGACGATCCTTTGCATTGGAGAATATGATAGAAGAG TTCAAAATATTCGCAAGATCAGACCTTGAGCTTCTCAAATGGGCACGAACCGGTCATGTTCCTAACTTTGATGAGTACATAGAAACTGGTGGGGCTGCAGGCGGTGTGTATTCAGGCATAGCATGTTATATTATGGGACTTGGAGAGGCCGGTAAGAAGATCGATTTTGAATGGCTAATGTCTCGACCAAATGTTGTCCGACATATAGCCAGGAAAGCACGTCTCATGGATGACATTATGGACTTCGAG GAGGATATGAATAGTGGATACATTGCAAACGCACTCCATTATTACATAAAGCAACATGGAGTCACCAAAGAAGAAGCCATTAGAGAAATCCAGAAGATGATTGGGGATGTCAACAAAATTATAAACGAAGAATGCTTAAAGCCAACAAACGTTTCACGCTCAGTTATGCTAGTCCTTAATTTCGGACGCATGCTGGATGTTATGTGTACATCTGATGATGTCTACAATCACCGCGGAGGAAAACTGAAGGAATACATGATTGCATTGCTTGTTGATCCAATTCATCTTTAA